A window of the Cystobacter fuscus genome harbors these coding sequences:
- a CDS encoding CpaF family protein, giving the protein MSMYNESLRAFLKPVLPHLDDPTVSEIMINGPTDIWIERKGKVTKIDASFTEEGLLGAARNMAQFVGRLLNDERPRLDARLPDGSRIHVVIPPIARKGTTISIRKFFKDKLTVDSLIKFKSMTPQMARLIDAGIHTKLNMLVSGGTGSGKTTLLNIVSSLIPDEERILTIEDSAELQLNQSHIVPFESRPPDKFGKGGVDMGDLLNSALRLRPDRIVVGEVRGGEAFYLVQAMNTGHGGSLATTHANTPTDTLRRIESLCLMSGIELPLVAIRAQVASAINFVICCERLHDGSRKTIALSEVLPLSEKGEYRTQDIFVFTPVTKDEEGHILGYHAPTGIIPSFVDRARAYGFNDLDESFFDPATYGVPPPPSFRLGESYNVRWVPSLKHRERGEPDPSTFKKEWLAFEQRLKDEAHDARGDKPAAPAVQVQVPAARTPAPVAAPPVSMATPPARPALRPSASARPALPEEFDAPIGDDDKTPPPTPNPFALDGEEEPPPMEEPKVQVAADLQEEMEATRSRAAPLPRASRPTPPARPAASVPQRPTSAPVRRPLASRPPPPVPDEDLVDDASQDNSEKTAIRAMPEKPRR; this is encoded by the coding sequence ATGTCGATGTACAACGAGTCGCTCCGCGCCTTCCTCAAGCCCGTGCTGCCCCATCTCGACGACCCCACGGTCTCCGAGATCATGATCAACGGGCCCACCGACATCTGGATCGAACGCAAGGGCAAGGTCACCAAGATCGACGCCTCGTTCACCGAGGAGGGCCTCCTGGGTGCCGCGCGCAACATGGCCCAGTTCGTGGGCCGTCTGCTCAACGACGAGCGTCCGCGCCTGGACGCGCGCCTGCCCGACGGCAGCCGCATCCACGTCGTCATCCCGCCCATCGCCCGTAAGGGCACCACCATCTCCATCCGCAAGTTCTTCAAGGACAAGCTGACGGTCGACTCGCTCATCAAGTTCAAGTCGATGACGCCGCAGATGGCGCGCCTCATCGACGCCGGCATCCACACCAAGCTCAACATGCTGGTGTCCGGCGGAACGGGCTCGGGCAAGACGACGCTGCTCAACATCGTCTCCTCGCTCATCCCCGACGAGGAGCGCATCCTCACCATCGAGGACTCGGCCGAGCTCCAGCTCAACCAGTCGCACATCGTCCCCTTCGAGAGCCGGCCCCCGGACAAGTTCGGCAAGGGCGGCGTGGACATGGGAGACCTGCTCAACTCCGCGCTGCGTCTGCGTCCGGACCGCATCGTGGTGGGCGAGGTGCGTGGCGGCGAGGCCTTCTACCTCGTGCAGGCGATGAACACCGGCCACGGCGGCTCGCTCGCCACCACGCACGCCAACACGCCCACGGACACGCTGCGGCGCATCGAGTCGCTCTGCCTCATGTCCGGCATCGAGCTGCCCCTGGTGGCCATCCGCGCCCAGGTGGCCAGCGCCATCAACTTCGTCATCTGCTGCGAGCGCCTGCACGACGGCAGCCGCAAGACGATCGCCCTGTCCGAGGTGCTCCCGCTCAGCGAGAAGGGCGAGTACCGCACCCAGGACATCTTCGTCTTCACGCCGGTGACGAAGGACGAGGAGGGCCACATCCTCGGCTACCACGCGCCCACCGGCATCATCCCCAGCTTCGTGGACCGGGCGCGCGCCTACGGCTTCAACGACCTGGACGAGTCCTTCTTCGACCCGGCCACCTACGGCGTGCCCCCGCCGCCCTCCTTCCGCCTGGGCGAGTCGTACAACGTGCGCTGGGTGCCCTCGCTCAAGCACCGCGAGCGCGGCGAGCCGGATCCCTCCACCTTCAAGAAGGAATGGTTGGCGTTCGAACAAAGGCTCAAGGACGAGGCGCACGACGCCAGGGGGGACAAGCCCGCCGCGCCCGCCGTGCAGGTGCAGGTGCCCGCCGCGCGGACGCCCGCGCCGGTGGCGGCCCCGCCCGTGTCGATGGCGACCCCGCCGGCCCGGCCCGCGCTCCGTCCCAGCGCGTCCGCCCGTCCCGCGCTGCCCGAGGAGTTCGACGCGCCAATTGGGGACGACGACAAGACGCCGCCCCCCACGCCCAATCCCTTCGCCCTGGACGGGGAGGAGGAGCCGCCTCCCATGGAGGAGCCCAAGGTGCAGGTCGCCGCGGACCTGCAGGAGGAGATGGAGGCCACCCGGAGCCGGGCCGCCCCGCTCCCGCGCGCGTCCCGTCCCACGCCTCCCGCCCGGCCCGCGGCGTCCGTGCCCCAGCGCCCCACGTCGGCGCCCGTGCGCCGTCCGCTCGCGTCCCGGCCGCCGCCGCCCGTGCCGGACGAGGACCTGGTGGATGACGCGTCACAGGACAATTCAGAGAAGACGGCCATCCGGGCCATGCCCGAGAAGCCGCGCCGCTGA
- a CDS encoding VWA domain-containing protein, producing MPLEPLARWRLVLGDASDGALGNCLDERGRAMDSALSWLYGREGDLSERGVRQGGSGESVLSVPEWINDVHTLFPKETIERLEQDAVERYQIDEVVTRADVLERVEPNETLLRAVLRTKHLMNPEVLAVARRIVQRVVRELMEKLAQEVRRTFSGVLDRRRRSPLKVARNFDFRRTLRENLRRYSPTERRIAIERAAFYSRTRRHVDRWQIILLVDQSGSMTSSVIHSAVTAACLWGLPGIQTHLVAFDTAVVDLTQDVTDPVELLMKVQLGGGTDIQLAVAYATGLIETPRRTIVVLITDFFEGGPPGMLVRRVKELCDQGTKVLGLAALEPDATPNYDRDCARKLVDVGAHVAAMTPGELAAWIAEKVRA from the coding sequence ATGCCCCTTGAGCCCCTGGCGCGCTGGCGCCTCGTGTTGGGAGATGCCTCGGACGGGGCGCTCGGCAACTGCCTGGACGAGCGGGGACGGGCGATGGACTCGGCGCTCTCGTGGCTCTACGGCCGGGAGGGAGATCTCTCCGAGCGCGGCGTGCGCCAGGGCGGCTCGGGGGAGTCCGTGCTCAGCGTTCCGGAGTGGATCAACGACGTCCACACGCTCTTTCCCAAGGAGACCATCGAGCGGCTCGAACAGGACGCCGTCGAGCGCTATCAGATCGACGAGGTGGTGACGCGCGCCGACGTGCTCGAGCGCGTGGAGCCCAACGAGACCCTGCTGCGCGCGGTGCTGCGCACCAAGCACCTGATGAATCCCGAGGTGCTCGCGGTGGCCCGCCGCATCGTGCAGCGGGTGGTGCGCGAGCTGATGGAGAAGCTGGCCCAGGAGGTGCGCCGCACGTTCTCGGGGGTGCTCGACCGGCGCAGGCGCTCGCCCCTGAAGGTGGCGCGCAACTTCGACTTCCGGCGCACGCTGCGCGAGAACCTGCGCCGCTACTCCCCCACCGAGCGGCGGATCGCCATCGAGCGCGCCGCGTTCTACTCGCGCACCCGCCGCCACGTGGACCGCTGGCAGATCATCCTCCTGGTGGACCAGTCCGGCAGCATGACGTCCTCGGTCATCCACTCGGCCGTCACCGCCGCGTGCCTGTGGGGACTGCCCGGCATCCAGACGCACCTCGTCGCCTTCGACACCGCCGTGGTGGACCTCACCCAGGACGTGACGGACCCGGTGGAGCTGTTGATGAAGGTGCAGCTCGGCGGTGGCACGGACATCCAGCTCGCGGTGGCCTACGCCACGGGGCTCATCGAGACGCCCCGACGCACGATCGTCGTCCTCATCACCGACTTCTTCGAGGGCGGACCCCCGGGCATGCTCGTGCGCCGGGTGAAGGAGCTGTGTGACCAGGGCACGAAGGTACTGGGGCTCGCGGCGCTCGAGCCGGACGCCACGCCGAACTACGACCGTGACTGCGCCCGAAAGCTGGTGGACGTGGGCGCGCACGTGGCGGCGATGACCCCGGGCGAGCTCGCCGCGTGGATCGCCGAGAAGGTGCGCGCATGA